A stretch of the Arachis stenosperma cultivar V10309 chromosome 6, arast.V10309.gnm1.PFL2, whole genome shotgun sequence genome encodes the following:
- the LOC130935607 gene encoding histidine--tRNA ligase, chloroplastic/mitochondrial, which produces MPATPFSCSYLILQPRFNSYFNPLFRSFTYQLSTSPLSFNGIKFTAARVHSSLSPAAETESQSGGGGRSGALSPGPIVAGEVQRIDVNPPKGTRDFPPEEMRLRNWLFNNFKEVSRLYGFEEVDFPVLENEALFTRKAGEEIKDQLYCFEDRGNRRVALRPELTPSLARLVIQKGKSVPLPLKWFTVGQCWRYERMTRGRRREHYQWNMDIIGVPGVMAEAELISSIVTLFKRIGIKESDVGFKVSSRKVLQEVLKCYSIPESLFGKVCVIIDKIEKIPVDEVKKELMAAGVSQEAVQKLLQVLSVKSLTGLEEKLGSSGEAIADLKQLFSLAEKFGYSEWIQFDASVVRGLAYYTGIVFEGFDREGKLRAICGGGRYDHLFSTFGADDIPACGFGFGDAVVVELLREKGLLPDLSLQMDYIVCALDEDLQGAAAMVAHVLRKKGQSVDLVLESKPLKWVFKRAARNNAQRLVLVGSSEWQRGVVGVKILATGEQYEVKLDELI; this is translated from the exons ATGCCTGCAACTCCATTTTCGTGCTCGTACCTCATCCTTCAGCCACGCTTCAACTCCTACTTCAACCCTCTCTTCCGTTCCTTCACCTACCAGCTCTCTACTTCACCGCTCTCCTTCAATGGAATCAAGTTCACCGCCGCCAGAGTCCACTCTTCACTCTCGCCGGCGGCGGAGACCGAGTCTCAGAGCGGCGGTGGCGGAAGGTCTGGAGCTTTATCTCCCGGTCCTATAGTCGCTGGAGAGGTGCAGAGGATCGACGTGAACCCTCCCAAGGGGACGCGTGATTTCCCGCCCGAGGAAATGCGCTTGCGCAACTGGCTCTTCAACAATTTCAAAGAg GTTTCGCGTTTATATGGATTTGAGGAGGTTGATTTTCCTGTGCTTGAGAATGAGGCATTGTTCACTAGGAAAGCAGGGGAGGAGATTAAGGACCAG CTTTATTGTTTCGAAGACCGGGGTAATCGTCGTGTTGCACTGAGGCCAGAACTTACTCCTTCTTTGGCAAGGCTGGTGATACAGAAAgg CAAGTCTGTACCACTGCCATTGAAGTGGTTCACTGTTGGACAATGTTGGCGGTATGAGAGAATGACAAGGGGGCGCCGTCGTGAGCATTACCAGTGGAATATGGACATCATTGGTGTTCCTGGTGTTATG GCTGAAGCAGAGCTTATATCGTCTATCGTCACTTTATTCAAGCGAATAGGAATTAAAGAATCCGATGTTGGGTTTAAAGTTTCCAGCCGAAAG GTTCTACAGGAAGTATTGAAGTGTTATTCCATACCTGAAAGTTTATTTGGCAAGGTCTGCGTCATTATTGACAAA atcGAGAAAATTCCAGTTGATGAGGTAAAGAAAGAGTTGATGGCTGCTGGTGTATCACAAGAGGCTGTCCAGAAGCTTTTGCAAGTCCTTTCTGTAAAGTCATTGACAGGGTTAGAAG AGAAGCTTGGAAGCAGTGGGGAAGCAATTGCTGACCTGAAACAGTTGTTTTCACTTGCTGAAAAATTTGGTTACTCTGAATGGATTCAATTTGATGCATCAGTTGTTCGAGGCCTTGCTTACTACACTGGCATTGTATTCGAG GGTTTTGATCGAGAAGGAAAGCTGCGAGCTATTTGCGGTGGTGGTCGTTATGATCATTTGTTCTCAACTTTTGGTGCTGATGACATTCCTGCCTGTGGTTTTGGATTTGGTGATGCAGTTGTAGTGGAA TTACTTAGAGAAAAGGGTCTGCTACCGGATCTCAGCTTACAAATGGATTACATTGTATGTGCCTTGGATGAAGATCTTCAAGGTGCTGCTGCTATGGTTGCTCATGTTCTCAGAAAAAAGGGACAGAGTGTTGACTTAGTTTTGGAAAGCAAACCTCTTAAGTG GGTTTTTAAGCGAGCTGCCCGAAATAATGCTCAGCGGCTTGTATTAGTGGGGAGCTCTGAGTGGCAAAGGGGTGTGgttggtgtcaaaattcttgCTACTGGTGAACAGTACGAGGTTAAGCTGGATGAACTGATATAA
- the LOC130933999 gene encoding uncharacterized protein LOC130933999, protein MADNGVHQPTQAELMAQMAELQAEVKRLAELSTQNNAGKHEDNGCKGKGSADLLSVDPPKEKLTLDNPFSEEITNYQMPKHFTLPSSLEPYKGIGDPRAHIKKFQSMMFFNGPNNEPVLCRAFPIYLDGAALLWFSKLPEGSISSFKELAKSFIDYFAAARIYVHGSDYLGTIRQGPQESLKDYLTRFADATMEIPDLDPAVHLHDLKVGLKPEKFRETIVVTKPKTLEEFRERAARQMQIEELREAEEAERRQPRREESRAMRSTDRKHPRKPFKLTPKFDNYTGFNTKREKIIKEILNAKIIKPPLRAGNYQDQRFVDRSKHCTFHQKYGHTTDECVIAKDLLERLARQGLLDKYIEGRRHKDNSRDRDERQQTSGNKEEYKWPHNAPPKAIINCIFGGFSGGGETTLARKRSYRAMLARNNTTK, encoded by the coding sequence ATGGCCGACAATGGAGTTCATCAACCTACCCAGGCCGAACTTATGGCCCAGATGGCTGAACTGCAGGCGGAAGTGAAAAGACTTGCCGAATTATCCACTCAAAACAACGCTGGCAAGCATGAGGACAATGGATGCAAAGGAAAAGGCAGTGCAGACCTATTGAGTGTCGACCCACCGAAGGAGAAACTGACCTTAGACAACCCGTTCTCCGAGGAGATTACCAATTACCAGATGCCAAAACACTTCACACTACCTTCCTCACTCGAGCCATATAAGGGGATTGGTGACCCCCGGGctcatattaaaaaatttcaatctATGATGTTCTTTAATGGCCCTAACAATGAACCTGTTCTTTGCAGAGCTTTCCCTATTTACCTCGATGGCGCAGCTCTCCTTTGGTTTTCAAAACTACCTGAAGGATCAATCTCTTCTTTCAAGGAGTTGGCAAAATCTTTCATAGACTACTTTGCTGCAGCACGGATTTACGTACACGGATCGGATTATCTCGGCACCATCCGCCAAGGTCCCCAAGAAAGCTTAAAAGACTATTTGACCAGATTCGCAGATGCAACAATGGAGATACCCGATCTAGATCCCGCCGTCCATCTGCATGACTTAAAAGTCGGCCTCAAGCCTGAAAAATTCAGAGAAACAATTGTAGTCACAAAACCGAAGACCTTAGAAGAATTCCGAGAACGTGCGGCCAGGCAAATGCAGATTGAAGAACTCCGTGAGGCTGAAGAGGCAGAAAGAAGGCAGCCCAGAAGAGAGGAAAGCCGAGCGATGAGGTCGACCGATAGAAAACACCCTAGGAAACCGTTTAAGCTTACTCCAAAGTTCGACAATTATACCGGGTTCAACACCAAAAGAGAGAAGataattaaagaaatactcaACGCTAAAATCATAAAACCACCATTGAGGGCAGGGAACTACCAAGACCAGCGATTTGTCGACCGAAGCAAACATTGCACCTTCCACCAGAAATACGGACACACAACCGACGAGTGCGTAATAGCTAAAGATCTGCTAGAGAGATTAGCTCGGCAAGGACTCCTAGATAAATATATCGAAGGTAGAAGACATAAAGACAATAGCAGAGACCGAGATGAACGCCAACAGACCTCGGGGAACAAAGAAGAATATAAGTGGCCACACAACGCACCACCAAAGGCCATCATAAATTGCATATTCGGAGGATTCTCCGGGGGAGGGGAAACAACCTTAGCACGAAAACGAAGTTACCGAGCAATGCTGGCAAGGAACAACACCACAAAATAA